A section of the Deltaproteobacteria bacterium genome encodes:
- a CDS encoding DNA topoisomerase VI subunit B: protein MTAAEMGARQREISVSEFFTKNRHLLGFDNPRKAMLTCVKEAVDNALDACEEAAILPDVTVKLEVVPTGNTTPAPSQATRFRVTVIDYGPGIVRQQIPPIFAKLLYGSKFHRLRMSRGQQGIGISAAGMYAQLTTGKPVQITSRTSAKAPAHYFEVQIDTKKNEPRIFENKKIDWENHRGTQVTMEIEGRYQKGRASVDEYLEQTAIANPHVKLTYHTPEGEVKEYPRTIEELPPQPREIKPHPYGIEFGMMLKMLHDTKSHSLSGFLASEFSRVSSQLAVEISKKAKLSPDAKPRDLHGAAAEAFYKAIQETKIMAPPSNCISPIGERAILHGLYKQIKGEFYTAVTRPPAVYRGNPFVIEAGLAFGKAPHLMESKEETPAMPLAEGEEKDDDNELARVIRYANRVPLLYQQSACSTFKAVLDTSWKNYNISQSRGALPAGPMVIFVHMASVWVPFTSESKEAIADYDEIRKEIKLALQECGRRLGVFLRRRERAAGEFRRRNIFQLYIEEVAEACGRLKGGKLAVEKLKEQLQKIAAKRTGGQKVDEILGRDGGGPEGLPHSIIVTTEGTEGDAPDLPAVEANPTAGVATPATEETEPELPILVDEEPRQANKKRGGTKAKEQTPAKATNVNQMSLGFDKPADKRAAKTGNKNGAKKGKK from the coding sequence GTGACCGCCGCGGAGATGGGTGCGCGGCAGCGCGAGATTTCTGTTTCGGAGTTTTTTACCAAGAACCGCCACCTGCTGGGCTTCGATAACCCGCGCAAGGCGATGTTGACCTGCGTCAAAGAGGCGGTCGACAACGCGCTCGATGCCTGTGAAGAGGCGGCCATCTTGCCGGATGTCACGGTGAAACTCGAAGTCGTGCCCACCGGCAACACGACGCCGGCGCCGAGTCAAGCGACGCGCTTTCGTGTGACCGTCATCGACTATGGCCCTGGCATTGTGCGCCAGCAGATACCACCGATCTTTGCCAAACTGCTCTACGGTTCTAAATTTCACCGCCTGCGCATGAGCCGCGGCCAACAGGGCATCGGCATTTCCGCCGCCGGCATGTATGCGCAGCTTACCACCGGCAAGCCGGTGCAGATTACTTCGCGCACCAGCGCCAAGGCGCCGGCGCATTATTTTGAGGTGCAGATCGACACCAAGAAGAACGAGCCACGCATCTTCGAAAACAAGAAAATCGATTGGGAGAATCACCGCGGCACGCAAGTGACCATGGAAATTGAAGGGCGGTATCAAAAAGGCCGGGCTTCGGTGGACGAATACTTAGAGCAAACGGCGATCGCCAATCCGCACGTCAAGCTCACCTACCACACCCCGGAAGGCGAGGTGAAAGAGTATCCGCGCACCATCGAAGAGCTGCCGCCGCAGCCGCGCGAGATCAAGCCGCACCCCTACGGTATCGAGTTCGGCATGATGCTCAAGATGCTGCACGACACCAAAAGTCACTCGCTGTCGGGATTTTTGGCCAGCGAGTTCAGCCGGGTGTCGAGCCAGTTGGCTGTTGAAATCTCCAAAAAGGCGAAGCTGTCGCCGGATGCCAAGCCGCGCGATTTGCATGGTGCCGCGGCGGAAGCGTTCTACAAGGCGATCCAAGAAACCAAGATCATGGCGCCGCCGAGCAATTGCATCTCGCCCATCGGCGAGCGGGCGATTCTCCACGGGCTTTACAAACAGATCAAGGGCGAGTTCTACACCGCGGTGACCCGGCCGCCGGCGGTCTATCGCGGCAATCCGTTTGTTATCGAAGCGGGTTTAGCGTTTGGTAAAGCGCCGCACTTAATGGAAAGCAAAGAAGAAACACCGGCGATGCCGCTGGCCGAAGGCGAGGAGAAGGACGACGACAATGAGTTGGCGCGGGTGATTCGCTATGCCAACCGCGTGCCGCTCCTCTATCAGCAATCGGCCTGTTCCACGTTCAAGGCGGTGCTCGACACGAGCTGGAAAAATTACAACATCTCCCAGTCGCGCGGCGCCTTGCCGGCCGGGCCAATGGTGATCTTTGTCCACATGGCGTCGGTGTGGGTGCCTTTTACCAGTGAATCGAAGGAAGCGATCGCCGACTACGACGAGATTCGCAAGGAGATCAAGCTTGCTCTGCAGGAATGCGGTCGCCGTCTCGGCGTCTTCTTACGCCGGCGCGAGCGCGCCGCTGGTGAGTTTCGCCGGCGCAATATTTTTCAGCTCTACATCGAAGAAGTCGCCGAAGCCTGCGGTAGGTTGAAAGGTGGCAAGCTCGCGGTTGAGAAGCTGAAAGAACAATTGCAAAAAATCGCCGCCAAGCGCACTGGCGGGCAGAAGGTCGATGAGATTCTCGGCCGCGACGGTGGCGGGCCGGAAGGGTTGCCCCATTCGATTATCGTTACCACGGAGGGCACCGAAGGCGACGCGCCGGATCTGCCGGCGGTGGAAGCGAACCCTACAGCGGGTGTGGCGACGCCTGCCACTGAGGAAACGGAGCCGGAATTGCCAATCCTAGTGGATGAGGAGCCACGGCAGGCCAACAAGAAACGCGGCGGCACAAAGGCCAAGGAACAGACTCCGGCGAAAGCGACTAATGTTAACCAGATGAGCTTGGGCTTTGACAAGCCTGCCGACAAACGTGCTGCAAAGACAGGAAACAAAAATGGCGCAAAAAAAGGCAAAAAATAA
- a CDS encoding DNA topoisomerase IV subunit A yields MAQKKAKNNGVVEKKLIGVADMVITAAQRNQDPALQIPVRSLANVNFNPKRGIIEMGKRKQERTFFNVGMAKKFMQTVLVADALAELQRANLTTSLREIYYRTKHTIKHSHENTFDGQNESDPLIEDLEVTLEALREELHVSAENRGTVVGPLTLVDDGDRVDCTKLGKGGYSVPSIVEPEYIQISKCTADFILLVEKGTQWNRLSEDKFWRTHNCVLITGNGQPPRGVRRLVRRLHEDYKLPVYVLVDNDPWGYYIYSVIKQGSINLAFESERMAIPKAKFIGFSSADPDRYGLPRNVGIKLNDKDVNRAKEIMKYTWFQKKEWQNEIKGMLGSGLKYELDALANKDFQYLTKTYLPRKLKDQDWLD; encoded by the coding sequence ATGGCGCAAAAAAAGGCAAAAAATAACGGCGTTGTCGAAAAGAAACTGATCGGCGTCGCCGATATGGTGATCACCGCGGCGCAGCGGAACCAGGACCCGGCGTTGCAAATCCCGGTGCGCAGTCTGGCCAACGTCAACTTCAATCCGAAGCGCGGTATCATCGAGATGGGCAAGCGCAAGCAGGAACGGACGTTCTTTAACGTCGGCATGGCGAAGAAATTCATGCAAACCGTGCTCGTCGCCGACGCGTTGGCCGAGCTGCAGCGCGCTAATTTGACCACCTCGTTGCGCGAGATTTACTACCGCACCAAGCACACGATCAAACATTCCCATGAAAACACATTCGACGGCCAGAACGAGTCCGATCCGCTCATCGAAGATCTCGAAGTCACGCTCGAAGCGTTGCGAGAAGAGCTGCACGTCAGCGCGGAAAACCGCGGCACCGTGGTGGGGCCGTTGACCCTCGTCGACGACGGCGACCGCGTCGACTGCACCAAGCTCGGCAAAGGCGGCTACTCGGTGCCCTCCATCGTCGAGCCGGAATATATTCAGATCAGCAAATGCACCGCGGATTTCATCCTGCTCGTGGAAAAAGGCACCCAATGGAACCGGTTATCGGAGGATAAATTCTGGCGCACGCATAACTGCGTCCTGATCACCGGCAACGGCCAGCCGCCCCGCGGTGTGCGCCGGCTAGTGCGCCGGCTGCACGAGGATTATAAGCTGCCGGTCTACGTTCTAGTCGACAACGACCCCTGGGGCTACTACATCTACTCCGTCATCAAGCAGGGTTCGATCAATCTAGCGTTCGAAAGCGAACGCATGGCGATCCCCAAAGCCAAATTCATCGGCTTCTCTAGCGCCGACCCAGACCGCTACGGCCTGCCGCGCAACGTCGGTATCAAACTAAACGACAAGGACGTCAACCGCGCCAAGGAAATCATGAAGTACACATGGTTTCAGAAAAAAGAATGGCAGAATGAGATTAAAGGCATGCTCGGCAGCGGTTTGAAATACGAGTTGGATGCGTTGGCTAACAAGGATTTTCAGTATTTGACGAAGACGTACCTGCCGCGCAAGTTGAAGGATCAGGATTGGTTGGATTGA
- a CDS encoding amidohydrolase: protein MIIDCHAHLVPQSWYHPKSPKWMFDLPHLFDEQDKSGVDVTVFGNNWIRSPDGYDPLKVVQEFNVHAAELTAKHPERLLGLACSVPYDNGPILKETERAIREYKLKGIMINSSTNGEYLDSPRAAPFFEMVSDLNVPVFVHPPKFTIGNEKMEIFRLPEMLGRPFDTTLSLTRFIFTGGFEKFPKLKMVLAHVGGALPMLPGRYGFGYELRKDDSFGPWTPDVMTRPPASYMKQLYFDTVCYHPPAVQCAIDTVGIDQVVFGSDTPPVPITLVRAVDTVKQLKISNEDKQKILGDNAAKLLGLGG, encoded by the coding sequence ATGATCATCGACTGCCATGCTCATCTAGTCCCACAAAGCTGGTACCACCCCAAGTCGCCCAAATGGATGTTCGACCTGCCGCACTTGTTCGACGAGCAGGACAAATCCGGCGTCGACGTGACCGTCTTCGGCAACAACTGGATTCGCTCGCCGGACGGCTATGACCCGCTCAAAGTCGTCCAAGAATTCAACGTGCATGCAGCCGAGCTCACGGCCAAACATCCTGAGCGGTTATTGGGCCTTGCCTGCTCTGTGCCCTACGACAACGGCCCGATCCTGAAGGAAACCGAACGAGCGATCCGTGAGTACAAACTCAAAGGCATCATGATCAACTCGAGCACCAACGGCGAATATCTCGACTCGCCGCGCGCCGCGCCATTTTTCGAGATGGTCAGCGACTTGAACGTGCCCGTCTTCGTCCATCCCCCCAAGTTCACCATCGGCAACGAAAAGATGGAAATCTTCCGCCTGCCGGAGATGCTCGGCCGGCCTTTCGATACCACGCTCTCGCTCACGCGCTTCATATTCACCGGCGGTTTCGAGAAATTTCCCAAATTGAAAATGGTTCTAGCCCACGTCGGCGGCGCCCTGCCGATGCTGCCGGGCCGCTACGGCTTTGGCTACGAGCTGAGAAAGGACGACAGCTTCGGCCCCTGGACCCCAGACGTGATGACCCGCCCGCCGGCGAGCTACATGAAGCAGCTCTACTTCGACACGGTCTGCTACCACCCGCCCGCGGTGCAATGCGCTATCGACACCGTCGGCATCGATCAGGTGGTCTTCGGCAGCGACACCCCGCCGGTGCCAATCACCTTGGTGCGCGCAGTGGATACCGTGAAACAGTTGAAGATTTCCAACGAAGACAAGCAGAAAATCTTGGGCGACAACGCCGCGAAACTGCTTGGACTGGGAGGATGA